In Rhipicephalus sanguineus isolate Rsan-2018 unplaced genomic scaffold, BIME_Rsan_1.4 Seq3, whole genome shotgun sequence, the sequence CCCGTGTGCATTTCTCTAAGACAACTAGAAAGggaaagcaattttcttctctttcttctcagtcgttgtattgatcctcccctctcacctccgaaagcgttctgcacggaacgtgcttttgcactgcatCTGAGATCGCAGGCATTATAAGTTTTGTGCAACTCACGAGCTtgtgcaatgcctccgggatcggctcatgtttgaccgagcgacgatgtcacgcggtagcgtcatcatgtgacgtcacgacgacgtcacaTACTTCGACGTCCTGCTACGTCATGACTTTCATAACAGCTCTCGTAAAGACACTTAAGATATGAAGGTTCTGTCTCCTACTATTTATAAGTAAGGTCAGTTGAGGGCAAACCTTCAGCTGTGTACTGCATCTCCTGACGTTTCAAAGCGTTTCATAAAGTAATTCATGGATTATTTCGTCGTTTATAGTATAGTTTGCCACGACCATTGTATTTTCTGACCAATACTGATCCCCAGTATGaagtcaccgtttttttttttttttgtacaagtaTCCTGTTCTAAATGCATTTATACCGACGACTGTAGCCCAGATTGATGCCAGTTTCCCAGCGTAATCGCCTGCACTGAatacgcacaaatatacatgtTCAGAGATATTAACCACCGAAGCCTTCGCTGTTTTTATTATATCTCGTGTTTTACTTGATATGTTATCTTATTGTTATATATGGCACTGTCACTCAGTCTCTGTTACTGACCACTcgtcgaaaagaaagaaaagttatgccgaaatgttttttttaagtTATACTTGACGTAACAATGATGTTCATTATCATATTGATTAAAATAAGGCAACGCTCAGTATTACTTACAGAAAAAATTAGTTACTTCCTCAGGGGCGATCATAAAGGCCAGGTTGATCGCCATAATTGTGCCTAGTAACAGGAGCACGATCGAGTAGCAGCAACAGCGATCGCAAAACGGCACGGCAACGCGGAACGTGCCGGTCATGGTCTTTTCCCTGCGGTGGAATACATAGATTGttcattattatatatatatacattgcttTTCTAGAACTCACTCTTCCGGTGACTCTTCCGGAGACTCCGGAGACTCTGCTAAGTCGGGGATCTTTTGGACCTGTACACTAGGCGGAATCTCGGTGGCCGCATCTTGCACCGAGAATGGCAGGACCAGTGGCGGCGCTGGAGGTGGTGGTGGCGTTTCTACAGGCGCCGGGGTCTCCAGCGGTCCGTCTGGGATTAACGACCATCCAAAGACACCTTGGCaatatctctctgtctctctgtctgtgcgCTCTCCAAAATAGAAGACAGAACGAACGACTGCCTTCGTGCTGTCTTCTACTCTGATGTGTCGTCCCCAGCGCAGCTTTTCTCAATAGAGTAGCTTATCAGCTAGCCTCGCCAATACACGCTCCCTGAATAAAGGCCCCAAACGAAATAATAGAGGGTCTAGGCTTAGTGGTGTGGTGCCATTAACAGAAAACACGCGCGAAAGACGAGACATTGACAGAGAGGACAGATCGCGACCTGTTCTtcgtttccctctctctctctgtttcgtaTTATCGTGCTATCTTTATATATATAGCTGGTGTCACCTATATGTGGCTTGTAGGAGATGCGCTTGGAGACACACATCAGTGAGTTCGTTGGGAGCCGAACACGCATACTTTAAGCGTGACTTACGACGGTGGTGTGCATGTGTTCTGGTTATCGCTGTTTGCATATGAGGGTCATGATTCCTTGACGTTCATTTTTTTCACGCTAGATGTGGATTTTCCGTTCGGTATATTCCTACGGGGTGCATGTGTGTGCTTCACTTTTGTTTACTGGTTTGAGATTACAcgggacccgccgcggtggtctatggttatggtactcgactgctgacccgaaggtcgcgggatcgaatccaggcagcggcggccgcatttcgatggaggtgacatgcttgatgcccgtgtacatagcttaaggtgcacgttaaagaaccccaggagatccaaattttctgagccctccactacggcgtccctcataacgatACCGTGAATTTAAgacttaaaaccccaacaactactACTGTGATTAATTGGGTACAACGTCTAAGAACAGGTTTTTTTTAATGGACTTCAGTTACACTTCAGCCATCTTTGTGTCTCCGTTTTCTAATAATAACAATTACCGCGGTTTTACGTTTTTACGTTCCCAAACCAAGACATAATTAAGAGGaaagctccagaaattttgacttctcggtgttctttaacgtgcccctaaatccaagtacacggaccTAAAGcgtttcgcctacatcgaaatgtgggcgccacggccgggattcaatcccacgaccttcgaatcagcagtcgagcaccataagcactagaccaccgtggccttTGCTCCGCGTTATCATATAAGTAACAGGAGAGCTCACAATCTGGTAAATCTCTCTTCTTCttcgctttcttctttttcttgtgcttATCCGAATCGACGCTCGGCCTTCTTCCAGCCGCGGGCAGGAGCTCCCGGAACATCCAAGCGGGCACCATGGGCTCCTTAGGTAGCTGGGCCTTGTTCACAGCTTCGACAGCTGCGTTCGCAGCGGCGGCCGCGACTTGTTCGTCTCGAATCTGTTGCTGGCTTTTGATTTCCGGCGAGGTCCCGTCGATTCGCTCGCGAACGTGGTTCATCAGCAGCATCATCAGCATGGAGGCTACGTCCTGCGAAAGCGAGCTGTTCACTCAAGCAACACGTGGTACATAACTTTTTAACCAAAGCGTTAAtatatgtacagggtcgaccatcTCTAATGTGAACAACTCACGATATGGTATTCAAGCCGGTAGAACTAGAACGTTTATTCTACTTCAGAAGGAAAAACGTTCCTTATATGACGTGTAATCACGGTGTCGACAaaacacaataataattgttcgaaTTATGTACAAAACATCAGCTTCTATGAGGTGTTGTATGCTAATGAGGTTTTCACCTTACATGTGGACGATCCCCTACAAGGGGTCGAGGCTTGGCTGAGTTGGTTGTGGCAGGCCGTAATTCGCAGGCACGGCAGCAGCACTTTTATAGGGGCGAAATGTAAgaatacccgtgtacttagatttagatgcatgtaAAGAATCCCTGGTGGTCAacattaatccggagtcccaccAAGACatgcctcataagcatatcgggGTACGCAAAACTTCGATTCCCGTCACGGccgtcgcattttgatggaggctaaatgcaagAAGCCTGTGttctgtgcgatatcagtgcacgttaaataacccaaGGTTGTGGAgattttctggagccctccactagcgTCTTTCGCAGCCTGAGTCATTTTGGGACGTTCAACGCCACAAGCCAACCAAATAACCAAAAAACTCTAGAAATTAATTTGTTTCTAAGCTGAGAAGAATCAGTACATGGAAGTGTTTGAAGATGGCAGGAACGACGGCCTATATCTACGGATCTGCGCGTTGCACGTGAGAGCTTGCGGCGCCTGTTTTCACGTGTTATGTATCAGTTCATCGTTTTCAGTGTTTGCAAACAACCAAAACATGGGGCTCTTCGAGGGGATCATGTATTGCGTTC encodes:
- the LOC119376962 gene encoding cyclin-dependent kinase 12-like, which translates into the protein VPGAVAGGGGNTLVSIPIPVSVPMPLSQSGGGGQAGPIVITSPPPPAPPNPPIPPYPPTPRPGIAQDVASMLMMLLMNHVRERIDGTSPEIKSQQQIRDEQVAAAAANAAVEAVNKAQLPKEPMVPAWMFRELLPAAGRRPSVDSDKHKKKKKAKKKRDLPDYGPLETPAPVETPPPPPAPPLVLPFSVQDAATEIPPSVQVQKIPDLAESPESPEESPEE